In uncultured Fibrobacter sp., a genomic segment contains:
- a CDS encoding GTP-binding protein, with protein MAKEHFDRSKPHCNIGTIGHVDHGKTTLTAAIC; from the coding sequence ATGGCAAAAGAACATTTTGACAGAAGCAAGCCGCACTGCAACATCGGCACCATCGGCCACGTTGACCACGGCAAAACCACTCTGACCGCCGCAATCTGC
- a CDS encoding thioesterase family protein, translated as MEICTYKHTARIEVRYAETDQMGIVHHSVYAVWFEQARTEYFRTAGASYADMEAEGFGAPVLELNVKFKQPTRYGDFVDVETSMIREGLKVRFEYKVFVNGNLCTLGSTLHCMTKGGRPTRELPSGFAKFEFVQA; from the coding sequence ATGGAAATTTGTACTTACAAGCATACCGCACGAATTGAAGTCCGCTACGCGGAAACCGATCAAATGGGAATCGTCCACCACTCCGTTTACGCCGTATGGTTCGAACAGGCCCGCACCGAATACTTCCGCACCGCAGGTGCAAGCTACGCCGACATGGAAGCCGAAGGTTTCGGAGCGCCGGTCCTGGAACTGAACGTCAAGTTCAAGCAGCCCACCCGCTACGGCGATTTCGTAGACGTTGAAACTTCGATGATCCGCGAAGGACTCAAGGTCCGCTTTGAATACAAAGTATTCGTGAACGGGAATCTTTGCACCCTAGGTTCTACACTGCATTGCATGACCAAGGGTGGCCGCCCCACTCGCGAACTGCCGAGCGGTTTTGCAAAGTTCGAATTTGTCCAAGCATAG